The Curtobacterium poinsettiae DNA segment GAGAGCACGAGCGGGCCGAACATGTCCCGGAGCTCCTTGATGCGGAACTGGTGCTCGAGCGACTGCACCCGGGCACGGTTCACGATGATGCCGAGCGGCTGCAGGCGCGGGGAGAGTCCGCGGCGGATCTCCTCGATCGCCCGCAGCGCACGGTCGGCGGCGGCGACGGAGAACAGGCCGGGCTCGGTGACGACGGTGACGCGGTCGGACGCGGCCCACGCGGTGCGCGTCAGGGCGTTCAGCGACGGCGCGCAGTCGATGAGGACGAGCTCGTAGTCCTGCTCGACGTTGGCCAGGGCCTCTTCGAGCTTCCAGATGTCGCGGATCGACGGGTGCGGCCCGTCGAAGTTGATGGCGGAGGGCGACCCGACCATGACGTCGATCTTGCCCTGCGACCCCTTCGTCCAGCCCGAGGGGGCGATCGCCTGACGGACGATCTTCTCCTTCGGGTTCTCGAGGACATCGGCGACGTTGAGGTGGCCGGCGAGGTTGATGTCGAGGCCCGTGGAGACGTCGGACTGCGGGTCCAGATCCACCACCAGCGTGCGCAGTCCCTTGGCGAACGCGGCCGAGGTCAGGCCGAGCGTCACCGTCGTCTTGCCGACACCACCCTTGAGGGAGCTCACGCTGAGTACATGCACGTTGAGCAACGTTACCGCCACTAGGGTTGTCTCACCTCAACCCGGGCTGAAAGGGACGTCGTGTTCACGAAGATCCTCGTTGCGAACCGTGGCGAGATCGCCATCCGCGCGTTCCGTGCCGCCTACGAGTTGGGGGCCCGTACGGTGGCCGTCTACCCGTACGAAGACCGGAACTCCCTGCACCGCCTCAAGGCCGACGAGGCCTACCTGATCGGGGAGCGGGGTCACCCGGTCCGGGCGTACCTGGACGTCTCCGAGATCATCCGCGTCGCCCGCGAGTCGGGGGCCGACGCGATCTACCCGGGGTACGGGTTCCTGTCCGAGAACCCGGAACTCGCCGCGGCAGCGGCCGCGAACGGCATCACGTTCATCGGTCCGGGCGAGCACGTACTCGAGATGGCCGGCAACAAGGTCACCGCCAAGGAACACGCGATCGCGGCCGGCGTCCCGGTCCTCGCGAGCACCCCGGCGAGCCGCGACATCGACGAACTGATCGCCGGCGCCGACGCGATCGGGTTCCCGGTCTTCGCCAAGGCCGTCGCCGGTGGCGGCGGCCGTGGCATGCGCCGGGTGGAGACGAAGCCCGAGCTGCGCGACGCACTCGAAGCAGCGATGCGCGAGGCCGACAGTGCGTTCGGCGATCCCACGATGTTCCTCGAGCAGGCCGTCATCCGTCCGCGCCACATCGAGGTGCAGATCCTCGCGGACGCAACCGGCACCGACGTGGGCACGATCCACCTGTTCGAGCGGGACTGCTCGGTGCAGCGGCGCAACCAGAAGGTCGTCGAGATCGCGCCGGCACCGAACCTCGACCCCGCGATCGCGCAGGCACTGCACCGTGACGCCGTGGCCTTCGCCCGGTCGATCGGGTACGTGAACGCCGGCACCGTCGAGTTCCTGCTCGACACCGAGGGTGAGCGCCAGGGCCAGCACGTCTTCATCGAGATGAACCCGCGCATCCAGGTCGAGCACACGGTCACCGAGGAGGTCACCGACGTCGACCTGGTGCAGTCGCAGATGCGCATCGCGGCGGGGGAGACCCTCGCCGACCTGGGCCTGGCACAGGACACCGTCGCCGTGCACGGCGCGGCGCTGCAGACCCGCATCACGACCGAGGACCCGACGCAGGGCTTCCGTCCGGACACCGGCCGGATCAGCACCTACCGCAGCCCCGGCGGCGCCGGCGTCCGGCTCGACGGCGGCACGGTCGCCACCGGCGCGCAGATCAGCCCGCACTTCGACTCGATGCTCGCGAAGATGACGTGCCGCGGCCGGGACTTCCCAGCGGCGGTGTCCCGGGCCAAGCGCGCCCTCGCCGAGTTCCGCATCCGCGGCGTCAGCACGAACATCCCGTTCCTGCAGGCCGTGCTCGAGGACCCGGACTTCGCCCGCGGTGACGTCTCGACGAAGTTCATCGAGGAACGTCCGCAGCTCTTCGGCGGCCACGTCTCGAAGGACCGTGGCACGAAGGTGCTCACCTGGCTCGCCGACGTCACGGTGAACAAGCCGAACGGTGAGCGGTCGCCGCTGGTCACCGACCCGGCCGACAAGCTCCCTTCCACCGACCTGACGGCCCCGGTCCCCGCGGGGCAGCGCGACCGCCTGCTGGCGATGGGTCCGGCCGAGTGGTCGAAGGCCCTGCGTGCCCAGACGGCCCTCGCGGTGACCGAGACGACGATGCGGGACGCCCACCAGTCGCTCCTCGCCACCCGGGTCCGCACGAAGGACCTCGTCGCCGTCGCACCGCACGTCGCGCGGCTCACCCCGCAGCTGCTCAGCGTCGAGGCCTGGGGCGGTGCCACGTACGACGTGGCACTCCGGTTCCTCGGGGAAGACCCCTGGGAGCGCCTGGCCTCGCTGCGCGAAGCGATGCCGAACATCCCGATCCAGATGCTGCTGCGCGGCCGCAACACCGTCGGGTACACGCCCTACCCGACCGAGGTCACCGACGCCTTCGTCGACGAGGCGGCTCGGTCCGGCGTCGACGTCTTCCGCGTGTTCGACGCGCTGAACGACGTCAGCCAGCTGCGTCCAGCCCTGGAGGCCGTGCTCGCGACCGGCACGGCCGTCGCCGAGGCGGCGCTCTGCTACACCGCCGACCTCCTCGACCCCGCCGAGGACCTCTACACGCTCGACTACTACCTCCGGCTGGCGGAGCAGATGGTCGAGGCCGGCGCGCACGTCATCGGCATCAAGGACATGGCGGGGCTCCTCCGTGCCGGTGCGGCCGAGAAGCTCGTCACCGCCCTGCGCGAGCGCTTCGACCAGCCCGTGCACGTGCACACCCACGACACCGCCGGCGGCCAGCTCGCGACCCTGCTCGCCGCCTCGCGCGCCGGGGCCGACGCCGTGGACGTCGCCGCAGCACCCATGGCCGGCACGACCAGCCAGCCGAGCATGTCCGCCCTGGTCGCCGCCCTGGCCCACACCGAGCGCGACACCGGTCTGTCCCTCGACGCCGTCGGTGACCTCGAGCCCTACTGGGAGTCGGTCCGTCGCGTGTACGCGCCGTTCGAGTCCGGGCTCGCCGGGCCGACCGGGCGTGTCTACAAGCACG contains these protein-coding regions:
- a CDS encoding ParA family protein encodes the protein MHVLSVSSLKGGVGKTTVTLGLTSAAFAKGLRTLVVDLDPQSDVSTGLDINLAGHLNVADVLENPKEKIVRQAIAPSGWTKGSQGKIDVMVGSPSAINFDGPHPSIRDIWKLEEALANVEQDYELVLIDCAPSLNALTRTAWAASDRVTVVTEPGLFSVAAADRALRAIEEIRRGLSPRLQPLGIIVNRARVQSLEHQFRIKELRDMFGPLVLSPQLPERTSLQQAQGAAKPLHVWPGESAQEMAKNFDQLLERIMRTGKIGPYAEGGAA
- a CDS encoding pyruvate carboxylase codes for the protein MFTKILVANRGEIAIRAFRAAYELGARTVAVYPYEDRNSLHRLKADEAYLIGERGHPVRAYLDVSEIIRVARESGADAIYPGYGFLSENPELAAAAAANGITFIGPGEHVLEMAGNKVTAKEHAIAAGVPVLASTPASRDIDELIAGADAIGFPVFAKAVAGGGGRGMRRVETKPELRDALEAAMREADSAFGDPTMFLEQAVIRPRHIEVQILADATGTDVGTIHLFERDCSVQRRNQKVVEIAPAPNLDPAIAQALHRDAVAFARSIGYVNAGTVEFLLDTEGERQGQHVFIEMNPRIQVEHTVTEEVTDVDLVQSQMRIAAGETLADLGLAQDTVAVHGAALQTRITTEDPTQGFRPDTGRISTYRSPGGAGVRLDGGTVATGAQISPHFDSMLAKMTCRGRDFPAAVSRAKRALAEFRIRGVSTNIPFLQAVLEDPDFARGDVSTKFIEERPQLFGGHVSKDRGTKVLTWLADVTVNKPNGERSPLVTDPADKLPSTDLTAPVPAGQRDRLLAMGPAEWSKALRAQTALAVTETTMRDAHQSLLATRVRTKDLVAVAPHVARLTPQLLSVEAWGGATYDVALRFLGEDPWERLASLREAMPNIPIQMLLRGRNTVGYTPYPTEVTDAFVDEAARSGVDVFRVFDALNDVSQLRPALEAVLATGTAVAEAALCYTADLLDPAEDLYTLDYYLRLAEQMVEAGAHVIGIKDMAGLLRAGAAEKLVTALRERFDQPVHVHTHDTAGGQLATLLAASRAGADAVDVAAAPMAGTTSQPSMSALVAALAHTERDTGLSLDAVGDLEPYWESVRRVYAPFESGLAGPTGRVYKHEIPGGQLSNLRQQAIALGLGDRFEQVEDWYAEANRILGRPTKVTPSSKVVGDLALQLAAVGADPVDFEQNPDKYDIPDSVVGFMAGELGDLPGGWPEPFRSKVLAGRDVRLEITPVPADERAHLETPGPGRQQALNRLLFPQPTQQFQRVREQYGDLSVVPTVDYLYGLRPGQEHSVPLGKGVDVFVGLEAIGEVDAKGIRTVMATMNGQLRPVAVRDRSVEVETKAAEKADASDPKHVAAPFSGVVTLKVAVGDVVEAGTPVASIEAMKMEAAITAPVSGTVGRLAIPVTQQVDAGDLLVVLQ